The Candidatus Zixiibacteriota bacterium genome segment ATTTCTCCACCAGGCTGTTGAAGTCGGCGTCGGTCATGAACATGAGGACGCCCGTGAATGCCGCGCCCATCTTGGCGTCCGCGCAGTTGGGATCGGCCGCCAGGGCCTGCTGGTAGAGGCCGTGGGGAATGCTGAAGTCGACGTCGTGCGGGCGAAAAGTCGAGTCGCCGTGATTGATGATGCTGTCGATGTCGCCCTGCATGAGGGCGGCCAGGGCGGCGTTTGCCTGGGCGGTGAGAGTCGTGCAGTCGCCCTCGACGGGGGGACCGTCGGTCCCCGAATCGCTGCACGCGAAAATCAGCGCCAGTGCCGCCACGGGGGCAAGCACCGCCAAGCGACGGATGCGGCCGGTGGTGAACATGAGACCTCCTGAGTCTGTGGATGTGCGGCAGGTTGTCGAGCAGACACCAAGTCACCCTGCGCGACCCCCTGAAACATCTGTCAATTTACCGCCGGCAGGCGGGTTCGCCAAGCGGAATCTTCGCACCGGCCGCCAACGCGGACAACCGGGATCGGAACGGCAAGGACGCAGGATGTTGAACGCAGCGCCGCCGCAGGATGACGCGCCGGCTGTTGGCGAGGCTGCCGGGGAGCAGCTTCCCTTGGGAGCATTCGACCGCGCGTATGTACGATGGCTCCGTCCGTGACGACCACCTGCTCGACTGTGTTTGCACAGGGACTCCGAACGGCAATCTGGGGACACCGAAGGTTCACGACGTTCGGCGTCCGCGACCTCTCCCCTTTCGCACCGGCGGTGCACGGCGTCTGCTTCGGCGCGACGACTCCGCCGCCGGCCAGCGGCGGCCGGTCGGCGCATACCTACGGTCTGCAATTGGCGCAGTCAGCACAAAGGCCCCGCCGGAGGGCGGGGCCTTTCGCATTTTACTGGAGCGACCGGCGGACGCGCCTATTCGTTCAGGGCGCTCTCGATGTCGTACTTCTTGATCTTGTCGAACAGAGTGGTGTAGTCGATCTTGAGGATGCGGGCGGCCTTGCGTTTATTGCCGCGCGTGTCTTTAAGGACGCGGAGGATGACGCTGCGCTCGGCCTGCATCTGGGCCAGGGCGCCGATCTCCTTGAGCCCCGCGCCGTCGCGCAACTGGATTTCGCTCGTGCGGCGGAGGCGGATAGCCAGGTGGTCGGGCGTGATTTTCTTGCCCTCGGCGAGAATGACCGCGCGTTCGATCGTGTTTTCCAGTTCGCGGACGTTCCCCGGCCAGTGGTATTTCTGGAGCAGCTCCAGGGCCGGACGGGTGAGCGATTTCACCGGCTTGCGCATCTCGGTGCAGTATTTCGCGATGAAGAAATCGGCCAGCAGCGGCAGATCGTCGAGACGCTCGCGGAGCGGCGGGATGGTGAGCGGAAAAACCGAGAGCCGGTAGTAGAGATCCTCGCGGAACCGCTTTGCGCGGATGAGTTCGGTGAGATCCATGTTGGTGGCGGCGATCACGCGAACGTCGACCTCGATCGGTTTGGTTCCGCCGAGGCGTTCGAAATTGCGCTGCTGGAGGACGCGCAGGAGTTTCGCCTGGAGGGCGATGTCCATGTCGCCGATTTCGTCGAGGAAGATCGTCCCGGTATTGGCAATCTCGAATTTCCCCATTTTCCGGGCGTGGGCGCCGGTGAAGGCCCCCTTCTCGGAACCGAACAGCTCATTCTCGAGCAGTTCGCGCGGAATGGCGGCGCAGTTGATGGTGATGTAGGGGCCGTTGGCGCGCGACGAGAGGCCGTGAATGGCGCGGGCGAAAAGCTCCTTGCCCGTGCCCGACTCCCCCTGGAGCAGCACCGAGGCGTCCGACCCGGCGACCTTCTGCACCAGGGCGCAGACCTCGGCCATCTGGTGGTTCTTTCCGATGATGTTGGCGAATTCCTTGCCGCTCATCGCCTCCTCCCGCAGCAGCGTGTTTTCGGCCATGAGGCGGCGGTTCTCCAGAGCGCGGTTGATCAGCACGCACAGGTGCTCGGTGTCGAAGGGTTTGGTGATGAAGTCGTAGGCGCCGGCTTTCATCGCCGCCACCGCGTCCTCGATCGTCCCGTAGGCGGTCATGACGATGACGGCGGTTTCGCTGTCCACTTCCTTCACCGTGGTGAGCACCTCGAGGCCGCTGATGTCCGGCATTTTCAGGTCGGTGAGGACGAGA includes the following:
- a CDS encoding sigma-54-dependent Fis family transcriptional regulator, whose product is MPNILVVDDKDSMRNMLAETLSEEGHRVDAALDGRSAIDLVRNKSYDLVLTDLKMPDISGLEVLTTVKEVDSETAVIVMTAYGTIEDAVAAMKAGAYDFITKPFDTEHLCVLINRALENRRLMAENTLLREEAMSGKEFANIIGKNHQMAEVCALVQKVAGSDASVLLQGESGTGKELFARAIHGLSSRANGPYITINCAAIPRELLENELFGSEKGAFTGAHARKMGKFEIANTGTIFLDEIGDMDIALQAKLLRVLQQRNFERLGGTKPIEVDVRVIAATNMDLTELIRAKRFREDLYYRLSVFPLTIPPLRERLDDLPLLADFFIAKYCTEMRKPVKSLTRPALELLQKYHWPGNVRELENTIERAVILAEGKKITPDHLAIRLRRTSEIQLRDGAGLKEIGALAQMQAERSVILRVLKDTRGNKRKAARILKIDYTTLFDKIKKYDIESALNE